The Nitrospirota bacterium DNA segment CCGCCTCCCGTGGATGAGATGCATGATGCGTTGGGGCAACTTGAGCAGTATCTCCATGCGCCATCCGCATTGCCGCTTCTGATTCGGCTGGCGGGAATCCACTATCAGTTTGAGGCCATTCATCCGTTCTTGGATGGCAATGGCAGAATCGGCCGGCTGTTGATGACGCTGCTGTTGTGCAGCGAGGGCGCACTCTCTGAGCCGTTGCTCTATCTCAGCGCCTATTTTGAGCAACGCCGCGAGGACTACTATCGGCTTCTTCTCGGTGTCAGCCAAGCCGGGCGTTGGGATGACTGGATTTCCTTCTTTCTGCAAGGTGTCGCCGAGCAGTCGAAAGATGCGATCGGTCGTTCGGAGCAATTGCTCGCCTTATGGCAAACGTATCGCGCGACGCTCCAATCGGCTCGGTCGTCCGCGCTTCAGCTTCAATTAGTCGATGAACTGTTTTCATATCCCGCTATTACCATCGGCCAGGCGGCGAAGCGCTTGAACGTGACGCAACGCTCGGCTCAGTTGAACGTTGAAAAGCTGGTTCGGAAAGGCATCCTTCGGGAAGAGACCGGCAAGAAGCGGAACCGCGTGTTTATGGCTCCTGAGATCATCAAGATCATCGAAGCGTCACGAGCCGGCTGAGCCACCATCACGAGTGCCGGAGGCCTCTTTGCTGCTCGCATCGTTTCTTCGTCTTCTCTTCCCTCTCCCCTTCTCATCCATTTCGTGACAAGGTTTGGCCGCATCGGTATAATCCGCAACCTATGGCTACCACTGATCCTGCCGCGCCGAAACAACCTCTGACGTTACCGGACCGCACCCTTGTAGCTGCCACGGTCGAGACCCGACTACCCTTTCAGGGGCAATTCAAATCCCTTACGCCATTAGCGGGAGATGCCTCCAACCGCCGGTATTTCCGCATCGAGTTGACCGGGTCCGCTGCTCGTCCTGTCATCCTCATGCAGTTGGCCGAGGCGGAGGCGTTCAAGCAATCGGAAGAAGCGGTCAGCGGGGCGGCACATTCTGTTGCCGAGCTTCCGTTTCTGAACATCCTTTCCCATCTATCCAAAGCCGGTGTCTCCGTTCCACACCTCTATCATTATGATCAGGCGGCGGGGCTACTCTATCTGGAAGATTTCGGGGACCTCACCCTGTCGGACGCCTGTCGTCAGGCGGGTGCGAAGGAAGTGGAAGCGCGTTATACGCAGGCGGTCGATGCCCTCGCACAGATGCAAGCGAAGGCCACGGCACCAGCCGATTTGACCTGTCTCGCGTTCCACCGAAGCTTCGATGTGCCGCTCCTGATGTGGGAGTTCGATCATTTCCTCGAGTACGGCATCGAGGCGCAGCGGGGCACCGCGATCGAGGCCGAGTCTCGACGCACGATTCGCGGCGAGTTCGAGAAGATTGCCGAATCGTTGGCGGGGCAACCGCGCGTCTTTGTTCACCGGGATTATCACTCGCGCAACTTGATGGTCGATGGCACGCGGTTGGGCGTGATCGACTTTCAGGATGCCTTGATGGGGCCGGCAACCTACGATCTCGCTTCGTTGCTGCGCGACGCCTATATCGAACTCGACGAGGCGCTCATCGACCGGTTAATCGATCGTTTCCTCGATCGGATGGCAACAGCCGGGCAGGCTCGGATCAACCGGGAGGCCTTCCGGCGCCTGTTCGATTTTACAAGTATCCAGCGTAACCTCAAAGCAGCCGGGCGCTTCGTCTACATCGATCGCGTCAAAGGCAATCCCAAGTTTCTCGCCGACATTCCTCGAACGCTGGGCTATGTCCGGCGAAATCTCCAGAAGTATCCGGAGTTGTCCGCGCTACGCGCACAGTTAGTCCGATATGTGCCGGAGTTGCAGTGATGAGTGATGCGTAATCTGTGATACGTGATATGCGGAGGGCCACGTGATTCTCGTCGAGTCTGACCCATCACTCATCACGCATCACCGTTCACATTCGTCATGAAAGCCATGATCCTCGCAGCGGGCTTAGGCACGCGTCTGAGGCCGCTCACCAACTCGATTCCAAAGCCGCTCCTCCCCATTGCGGGAACCCCCCTGATCGTCTGGAACCTCTTGCTGCTGAAACGGCATGGGTTTCGCGATGTCGTGATCAATCTGCATCACCTCGGACCGATGATCGAGCAGGCGCTCGGTAACGGTTCCCGGTATGGGCTGCGGATCATTTACTCGCGCGAGCCGGTGATCCTGGGTACGGGGGGCGCGCTGAAGCAGGCAGAGCCGCACTTTTGCGGTGAATCGGTCTTGGTGCTCAACGCCGATACCCTCGTCGAGCTCGACCTGGGGGCGCTCTGTGCGTTTCACCAAGAGCGCAATGCCATGGCCACGTTGGTCTTGCGCGAAGATCCCGCGGCGGAAGAGTGGGGTCTTGTCGAGATGGATCAGGACCACCGGATTGTGCGGATCACGGGACGTGGACGGCCGGATCAGGTGCCGGTCCAGCCTCGTATGTTTGCGGGAATTCATGTGTTCCGTACGCGGCTGCTCCGCGAGGTGCCGAAGGGGGTGGCATCGACCATCATCGACCCCTATGTGGCGTCGATTGAGCGGGGAGATATGGTGTTGGGCTACGATTGTACCGGCTATTGGTCGGATGTCGGGACACCTGAGCGTTATGCTCAGGCTGAACAGGATGCATCGGCGGGTCGTATTACTCTTGCCTCGAGACGGCTACCCATTTAGCAGGAGGCTGCAGCCCGAAGGTCGACACTTCCAGGTCTCGCTCGGCACAACAGGAAAACATTCCAGCAGGATGCTCAAAAGGGCCGTCCAGCAAGGCCGCAGGCGAGTCGAAACCGGAGGCGTACCCTCAGGGGTACGTTGAGGATTTCGATGAGCCGAGAACGAAGCTGGCGGACGTTTTCAGCAGACTGCTGCTGCTATTCCGGCTCTTCTTTTGTCTTCTGCTGTTTGATCAAGCGGGCGAGGTAGGTGCGCTGGAGCTTGAGGCGGTCTGCGGCTTTGGTCTGATTGCCTTCCGCTTCCTTGATGGCTCGCTCGATGATGTGACGGCTATGTTCTTCCATCGACTCATGGTACGGGAGTGAGAGGTAGGGGAGGGACTCGCCCGGCGAGGTGCGGCTCATTCCATCGAATGTGAGCATGTCCGGTTCGATCGTGTCCGACTGGTTCAAGATGACGGCTCGTGCGATCGCGTTGTCCAGCTCGCGAATGTTTCCAGGCCAGCCGTAACGGCCCATAGCGTCCATGGCTGCTGGGCTGAACATCATGCCGAGACGCTTCGCCTCCTTGGCATGTCGGTTCAAGAAGAACTTGGCCAGGGCAGGCAGGTCATCGGCTCGTTCGCGGAGCGGGGGCAGGGTCAGGCTGATGACGTTGAGCCGGAAAAAGAGATCCTCGCGAAACTCACCATTTTTCACCGCCTGGCGGAGGTCCTTGTTCGTGGCGGCGATGATTCGAATATTGACCGACACGAGTTTCGTGCCGCCGACGCGATGAAACTCACGGTCCTGGAGCACGCGCAAGAGTTTGGCTTGCAGCGGGAGCGACATGTCTCCGATCTCGTCCAGGAAGATCGTGCCTCCGTCCGCCATCTCCAGCTTGCCTTTTTGCAGCCGATCCGCGCCGGTAAATGCGCCGCGTTCATGCCCGAAGAGTTCGTTTTCGAGGAGTGTTTCCGTGAGGGCCACACAGTTGATGACCACCAGCGGCATGGCCTGACGCGGACTCCATTGGTGAACGGAGCGGGCAAAGAGTTCCTTGCCGGTGCCGCTTTCCCCCAGCAGTAAGACGCTGGCATCGGAGTTGGCGGCGCGCTGAGCGGACTCCATCACGGCGCGGATCTTCGTGCTCATGCCCACAATCGAGGCGTAACGGCTGTCGACTTCGGATTTGAGACAGGCCACCTGCCGTTTGAGGGTGTTTCGCTCCAGGGCCTTGCTGATCACGATGAGGAGATGGTCTTTGTCCAGTGGCTTGGTCAGAAAATCGTAGGCGCCGGTTTTCATGGCTTCGACGGCGGCGTCGATCGAGGCATGCGCGGTCATGACGATCACCGGAAGATCTTCGGCCGGCCTGACTTTCGGGAGCTGCTTGAGGACCTCCAGGCCGGTCATGCGTGGCATATCCAGATCGAGCAGTATGAGGTGCGGCGCTTCTTGCTCCACCAGCTCGAGCGCTTCGATCCCGTCCCGTGCGATTACGGTTCCATAGTCGGAGGCCTGCAGGCGGTCCTCCAACATAGTGGCGATGTCGGGATCGTCGTCGACGATGAGGATTTTGGCTTTCATCGCGCTCCAGCGTAGGTGAAAGGCATGTGGCAATGGGCGAGTGGCAGAAAGCTTTTATCTTTTCCCTACCCCTGGCCGCTTGCCCCTCGCCTCTAGCCCTCCATCACATTGATGACCAACCCCGTCAGTGGCTTCGGGAAAAAATACGTCGATTTGTGGGGCATACGTTCGCCGGCGGTCGCGACAGCCTGTACCTCGCTGACCTTGGTGGCGTTGAGCAGCAAGGCTCCGGTTCCCGTTCCCTTCGCCACCCAATCCAAGGCTTCATGGTCATCCTTCGTGTAGAGGATGGCCTCTTGCTCTTGTTGTGTCGGACAGAGTGCCGTCACGACGAGTTGTTGGAGCAGGGACACGTCGAGCCTGGTGCGGGGAGAGGCTTGTGCGTTCGGGCGATGTGCGGCTTTCAGCGTCAAGGTGATGTAGCGGCTGTCTCCCTTCAGCGCAAGTCCGAACACCGGCATGGTGCGTCCATTGGTCCGCATCGCCTCGATAAATGCTGCGCGTGTGGCTGTTTGTGTCGCCGCAGTGAACGGAAATTCCTGCAGGTCGAACATGGCGCCTAGCAAGGTCTGCACATGGTCATAGGACGGCAGCGCGGTCGTCGTGACCCGATGGGTCGGGAGTACGGTCAAGCCAGGATCTTCGAGGGAGGTCAACAGCATCAGCACGCCGTCGAACGGCTGGAGGCCTGCCGGTGCCCCGGCCTGTTGCCGGCGGAGCTTCTGATAGTTCAATGCGGTTTCGTAGCGATGGTGGCCGTCTGCAATGAACAGCGGCTTGCTGCGGAGGGTATCGACCGCCTGTGTGAGGACGGTTGGGTCCGTCACCGCCCAGAGTTGCTGACGGAATCCTACATCGTCGCGAAAGTCGATATCAGCCGGCTTCCCTTTGACCGCCGCTTCCAGCAGCCCCAGGACCGTATTTTGAGGATCGGAGTAGAGCGACCAAATGGGGCTGAAGTTGGTCTTGCAGGCTTCGAGGAGATTCAGCCGATCGGTCTTCGCCGCCGAGCGCGTATTCTCGTGCGGGTAGATGTGGCCCGAGTCGAGCGCTTCCAGTTTGATGGTGGCGAGAAATCCCTTCAGGGTCTTCGTCGGCG contains these protein-coding regions:
- a CDS encoding Fic family protein, with the translated sequence MKIDDFTERKGGRLIKTSAEYWAFVPHPLPPQLTLTWELVNQLSEADRALSELAGIARTLPNPHLLIGPFIRREAVLSSRIEGTQASLSDLLYFEASGAIDPKSPDVQEVSNYVRAMEYGLARLKKFPVSLRLFRELHEHLMAGVRGDRLTPGEFRRSQNWIGPAGCTLMDATYVPPPVDEMHDALGQLEQYLHAPSALPLLIRLAGIHYQFEAIHPFLDGNGRIGRLLMTLLLCSEGALSEPLLYLSAYFEQRREDYYRLLLGVSQAGRWDDWISFFLQGVAEQSKDAIGRSEQLLALWQTYRATLQSARSSALQLQLVDELFSYPAITIGQAAKRLNVTQRSAQLNVEKLVRKGILREETGKKRNRVFMAPEIIKIIEASRAG
- a CDS encoding phosphotransferase, whose protein sequence is MATTDPAAPKQPLTLPDRTLVAATVETRLPFQGQFKSLTPLAGDASNRRYFRIELTGSAARPVILMQLAEAEAFKQSEEAVSGAAHSVAELPFLNILSHLSKAGVSVPHLYHYDQAAGLLYLEDFGDLTLSDACRQAGAKEVEARYTQAVDALAQMQAKATAPADLTCLAFHRSFDVPLLMWEFDHFLEYGIEAQRGTAIEAESRRTIRGEFEKIAESLAGQPRVFVHRDYHSRNLMVDGTRLGVIDFQDALMGPATYDLASLLRDAYIELDEALIDRLIDRFLDRMATAGQARINREAFRRLFDFTSIQRNLKAAGRFVYIDRVKGNPKFLADIPRTLGYVRRNLQKYPELSALRAQLVRYVPELQ
- a CDS encoding NDP-sugar synthase, whose translation is MKAMILAAGLGTRLRPLTNSIPKPLLPIAGTPLIVWNLLLLKRHGFRDVVINLHHLGPMIEQALGNGSRYGLRIIYSREPVILGTGGALKQAEPHFCGESVLVLNADTLVELDLGALCAFHQERNAMATLVLREDPAAEEWGLVEMDQDHRIVRITGRGRPDQVPVQPRMFAGIHVFRTRLLREVPKGVASTIIDPYVASIERGDMVLGYDCTGYWSDVGTPERYAQAEQDASAGRITLASRRLPI
- a CDS encoding sigma-54 dependent transcriptional regulator, whose protein sequence is MKAKILIVDDDPDIATMLEDRLQASDYGTVIARDGIEALELVEQEAPHLILLDLDMPRMTGLEVLKQLPKVRPAEDLPVIVMTAHASIDAAVEAMKTGAYDFLTKPLDKDHLLIVISKALERNTLKRQVACLKSEVDSRYASIVGMSTKIRAVMESAQRAANSDASVLLLGESGTGKELFARSVHQWSPRQAMPLVVINCVALTETLLENELFGHERGAFTGADRLQKGKLEMADGGTIFLDEIGDMSLPLQAKLLRVLQDREFHRVGGTKLVSVNIRIIAATNKDLRQAVKNGEFREDLFFRLNVISLTLPPLRERADDLPALAKFFLNRHAKEAKRLGMMFSPAAMDAMGRYGWPGNIRELDNAIARAVILNQSDTIEPDMLTFDGMSRTSPGESLPYLSLPYHESMEEHSRHIIERAIKEAEGNQTKAADRLKLQRTYLARLIKQQKTKEEPE
- a CDS encoding DUF1015 domain-containing protein, which codes for MSTIIPFHGTRYNTTVVGDVKQVVAPPYDIIDAAGQQALYDRHPQNIIRLELGLDQPGDGPTHNRYTRAASTLRDWLTSGALKRDAQPTLYYHTIEYLPPYAPAGSPTKTLKGFLATIKLEALDSGHIYPHENTRSAAKTDRLNLLEACKTNFSPIWSLYSDPQNTVLGLLEAAVKGKPADIDFRDDVGFRQQLWAVTDPTVLTQAVDTLRSKPLFIADGHHRYETALNYQKLRRQQAGAPAGLQPFDGVLMLLTSLEDPGLTVLPTHRVTTTALPSYDHVQTLLGAMFDLQEFPFTAATQTATRAAFIEAMRTNGRTMPVFGLALKGDSRYITLTLKAAHRPNAQASPRTRLDVSLLQQLVVTALCPTQQEQEAILYTKDDHEALDWVAKGTGTGALLLNATKVSEVQAVATAGERMPHKSTYFFPKPLTGLVINVMEG